The Flavobacterium psychrotrophum region TGCATCCATCAGGATTTACGAAGGTACACCAACCCGTGTAAACGAGGTATTTGCCAAGTACGACATTGCTAACGAGGCTACTTTTGCAGGCAGTGTATCTATGGTGCTGGGTGTGTTTTATAAAAGAAATGGCGAGTGGAAATTTAATGCTGTAGGCGAACCTACAACTGATAAAAAATTAGAACAAACCATAGTAACCATTCAACAAAAGTTTCTGTAAGCTATGGAAAACAACGATTTAACAGCGCCGCAGCCACAGGCTTCGATTGCGCCAATAGATAAAGAAGGTAATGTAAACCTGGCTAATATACAGCCGGGTGATATGGCACAATATGAAGCTATTACAAACCAGCTTTCTGAAAAAGATACTAACTCAATACTAAACTTTGGTGCTGAGATACAAAATAACATTGCCCGCCAGAGTGATACGTTTTTAAATAACGTACGCACACAGCAGGGGGGCGAAGTAGGCAACCTTATAACGGAGCTTCTTACCGAGCTTAATTATATTGATGTTGATGAACTCAACAAAAATGGTTTCCAACGCTTTATCTCGGGTATACCATTACTTAATAAACTGGTTATCGACGTTAAAAAGATCTTCCAGAAGTATGATAAGATCACGGCTAATGTAGACCGTATTAGTAACAAGGTTAAGGCTGGGATGATCAATTCGGTAAAAGATAATACCTCGCTGCAAACTATGTTTGACAGTAATGTAAACCTTATCAAAGACCTTGAAAAGTATATTATTGCAGGCCAGCTTAAGTTTAAACAACTTAGCGAAGAACTTGCGGTAATGGAAGGTAATCCATCTAATTATCAGGATTATGAAATTTCTGATAAGCGTAACTTTACGACCCGCCTTGATAAAAGGCTGGCTGATATGAAGGTGGTGCGTTTTATACTCCTGCAATCATTAGCGCAAATAAGGGTGGTGCAAAATAACAACACCTCTATTGCCGAAAAAGCGCAGACGATACTTACCACAACCATGCCGGTATGGAAGAACCAGCTTACACTTGCAGTAGCGCTGCAAAGGCAAAAGCAGCACATTGAGGTACAGAAGAAAGTAAGTGAGACGACCAACACCATTCTTCAGAAAAATGCTGAAATGCTAAAAACAAACAGTATTGAGGTGGCCAGGGAGAACGAAAAAACGGTGGTGTCTTTAGATACGCTTAGATCTACTACAAGGTCGCTTATAGATACACTTAGCGAAGTAAAACAAATACACGAACAGGGTGCCCAAACGCGCAGGGAGCTAGATGCCGGCCTGCAAAACCTTGAGGCAGAACTG contains the following coding sequences:
- a CDS encoding toxic anion resistance protein is translated as MENNDLTAPQPQASIAPIDKEGNVNLANIQPGDMAQYEAITNQLSEKDTNSILNFGAEIQNNIARQSDTFLNNVRTQQGGEVGNLITELLTELNYIDVDELNKNGFQRFISGIPLLNKLVIDVKKIFQKYDKITANVDRISNKVKAGMINSVKDNTSLQTMFDSNVNLIKDLEKYIIAGQLKFKQLSEELAVMEGNPSNYQDYEISDKRNFTTRLDKRLADMKVVRFILLQSLAQIRVVQNNNTSIAEKAQTILTTTMPVWKNQLTLAVALQRQKQHIEVQKKVSETTNTILQKNAEMLKTNSIEVARENEKTVVSLDTLRSTTRSLIDTLSEVKQIHEQGAQTRRELDAGLQNLEAELKKGVVS